A part of Bacillus spongiae genomic DNA contains:
- a CDS encoding pentapeptide repeat-containing protein codes for MQKRLKVEHPYIPRDLKQANFQDIFYEEDPYLANSIITNTSIENEKIDKLVLSKVIFKNISLLGASFRGIDMTDVVFENCDLSNSDFSEGIIHRVTFKDCKFIGFNFSGATLGNVTFENCFAKMSDFIDARMKQVIFEKTILQSANYSDCTFCKVKFDQCDIDDVNFSQTKLKGIDISTCTFDRITVDMGSLTGCIVSSNQAIKFATLLGLKVKD; via the coding sequence ATGCAAAAAAGGCTTAAAGTGGAACATCCGTATATTCCACGAGACTTAAAGCAGGCAAATTTTCAAGATATATTTTATGAAGAAGATCCATATTTAGCGAACAGTATTATTACTAATACATCCATTGAAAATGAGAAAATTGATAAATTAGTTCTGTCCAAAGTCATTTTTAAAAACATTAGTCTACTGGGTGCTTCTTTTAGAGGAATTGATATGACTGATGTTGTGTTTGAAAACTGTGATCTTTCAAATAGTGATTTTAGTGAAGGTATTATACATAGAGTCACGTTTAAAGATTGTAAATTCATAGGGTTTAATTTTTCAGGAGCCACTCTAGGGAACGTTACTTTTGAAAATTGCTTTGCTAAGATGAGTGACTTTATAGATGCACGTATGAAACAAGTTATATTTGAAAAGACGATTCTCCAAAGTGCTAACTATTCTGATTGTACATTTTGTAAGGTAAAGTTTGACCAATGTGATATTGATGATGTTAATTTCTCTCAAACCAAACTTAAAGGAATTGATATTAGTACATGTACTTTTGATCGTATTACGGTGGATATGGGAAGTTTAACAGGGTGCATAGTTTCTTCAAATCAAGCAATTAAATTTGCCACACTTCTGGGGTTAAAAGTTAAAGATTAA
- a CDS encoding sugar ABC transporter ATP-binding protein — MSENILEMRCITKEFPGVKALSDVNFKVGKGEIHCLIGENGAGKSTLMKVLSGVYPYGQYNGDIIFDGTIQKFNKISDSVATGIAIIYQELALFPDLSVYENIFIGNEIKSGGILDWNETVVSSKTMLEKVNLKVNPETLIKDLGVGKQQLVEIAKALSKEVRLLILDEPTAALNEDDSENLLNLLRELKQQGITCIMISHKLKEVISIADKATVLRDGKTICTLDASKGEINENIIIKNMVGREIENIYPKREKSDYGDKTLELQHWSAYDPKLGRHVAKDINLHVKAGEIIGIAGLMGSGRTELALSIFGNSKNYKLQGDLLVDGVPTSFKHTSDAIKAGIAYVTEDRKGDGLFLLQDIKQNISAANLKGISSNGLINENEEIKVSESYKDSLGIKASSIQQLVGKLSGGNQQKVSLGKWLFVGPKLLILDEPTRGIDVGAKFEIYTVMNELVKQGMAIIMISSELGEVLGMSDRIYVMAEGEIKGETEVEAANQETIMQLATQ, encoded by the coding sequence ATGAGCGAAAATATACTAGAGATGAGATGCATCACGAAGGAATTTCCCGGGGTGAAGGCGCTCAGTGATGTGAATTTTAAAGTTGGAAAGGGAGAAATTCACTGTTTGATTGGTGAAAATGGAGCAGGTAAGTCGACGCTAATGAAAGTACTTAGTGGTGTGTATCCATATGGTCAATATAATGGAGACATTATTTTTGATGGAACGATCCAGAAATTTAACAAAATAAGCGATAGTGTAGCGACAGGTATCGCTATCATTTATCAAGAACTTGCTTTATTTCCTGACCTTTCCGTCTATGAAAATATTTTTATTGGTAATGAAATTAAGAGTGGAGGCATTTTAGACTGGAATGAAACAGTTGTATCGTCTAAGACAATGCTAGAAAAAGTTAATCTGAAAGTAAATCCTGAAACATTAATTAAGGATTTAGGCGTAGGAAAGCAACAGTTAGTTGAAATTGCAAAAGCGCTCAGTAAAGAAGTACGGTTGCTAATACTAGATGAACCAACAGCCGCATTAAATGAAGATGACAGTGAAAATTTACTAAATCTATTAAGAGAACTGAAACAGCAAGGCATTACGTGTATTATGATTTCCCATAAGCTCAAGGAGGTCATCTCAATTGCTGATAAAGCGACGGTACTTAGAGATGGAAAAACCATCTGTACGTTGGATGCTTCTAAAGGGGAAATCAACGAAAATATTATCATTAAAAATATGGTAGGCCGTGAGATAGAAAATATCTATCCGAAGAGAGAAAAGTCCGATTATGGTGATAAAACACTGGAGTTGCAACATTGGTCCGCCTACGATCCGAAGTTAGGTCGCCATGTTGCTAAGGATATTAATCTCCATGTCAAGGCAGGGGAAATCATCGGGATAGCAGGATTAATGGGGTCAGGTCGTACGGAACTTGCTCTTAGTATATTTGGAAACTCCAAGAATTATAAGCTACAAGGAGATTTACTTGTTGACGGTGTACCGACATCATTTAAGCACACGAGTGATGCTATTAAAGCTGGAATTGCCTATGTAACGGAGGATCGTAAGGGAGATGGGCTTTTTCTCTTACAAGATATTAAGCAGAATATATCAGCTGCCAACCTAAAAGGAATATCATCTAATGGATTGATAAACGAAAACGAAGAAATAAAAGTTTCGGAGAGCTATAAAGATTCGTTGGGGATTAAAGCATCTTCTATTCAACAACTTGTTGGAAAGTTAAGTGGTGGAAATCAACAGAAAGTTTCTCTAGGGAAGTGGTTATTTGTAGGTCCAAAGCTACTTATACTAGATGAACCAACGCGTGGAATTGATGTTGGAGCTAAATTTGAAATTTATACTGTTATGAATGAACTTGTGAAACAAGGAATGGCAATTATTATGATTTCATCAGAGCTAGGTGAGGTACTTGGAATGAGTGATCGTATTTATGTCATGGCAGAAGGTGAAATAAAAGGCGAAACGGAAGTGGAAGCAGCAAATCAAGAAACAATTATGCAGCTTGCTACGCAATAG
- a CDS encoding sugar ABC transporter permease, protein MYIALIVIMITFTILTDGLFMSSRNISNLLDSAGYIAVLAVGVMLVIVIRHIDLSIGFLAGFLGAIAAILLMKVGMPVYLVIPIILFLGILAGLGTGVLVAKVGIPSFVATLAGWLIYRGAILLVTEETGTIIVQNDAFNAIGNGYIPSLMEVGGLHLLSLLLGGVGILLYIYSAISNRRNKIRYQFEVVSKEIFILQLLFVSAIIAYITWILAGYNGFSWTVVIMLLVVLIYHFFTNKTVLGRHIYAVGSNPEAAHLSGINVNKITFLVFGSMGLLSALSGILFTARLQSATTTAGTLFELDAIAAAYVGGVSAAGGVGKVTGAIIGAIVMASLTNGMNLLGVGIAPQYIIRGGVLAIAVIFDVMTRKQRA, encoded by the coding sequence ATGTATATTGCGTTAATCGTTATCATGATCACGTTCACAATCCTAACAGACGGATTATTCATGTCTTCTCGTAATATTAGTAATTTACTAGACTCGGCTGGGTATATTGCTGTATTAGCTGTCGGTGTCATGTTAGTTATCGTTATTCGCCACATTGATTTGTCAATTGGATTTTTAGCTGGCTTCCTCGGGGCGATAGCGGCTATTCTTCTTATGAAAGTAGGCATGCCGGTCTATTTAGTTATTCCTATTATTCTTTTTCTGGGAATACTAGCTGGTTTAGGTACAGGTGTACTAGTGGCCAAGGTAGGAATTCCTTCATTTGTTGCAACTCTAGCGGGCTGGCTTATCTATAGAGGTGCAATCCTTTTGGTTACGGAAGAAACAGGAACAATTATTGTTCAAAACGATGCTTTTAACGCTATTGGTAATGGGTATATTCCATCTTTAATGGAAGTAGGCGGGTTGCATCTCCTTTCCCTTCTTCTCGGCGGAGTGGGTATCCTACTTTACATCTATAGTGCTATTTCAAATCGTAGAAATAAGATAAGATATCAATTTGAAGTGGTTTCAAAAGAAATCTTTATCTTACAATTACTTTTCGTTTCAGCTATTATCGCGTACATTACTTGGATCTTAGCAGGGTACAACGGATTTTCTTGGACAGTTGTTATCATGCTGTTGGTTGTTCTTATCTATCATTTCTTTACTAATAAGACTGTACTTGGACGACATATTTATGCAGTTGGAAGTAACCCAGAAGCTGCACACTTAAGCGGAATTAATGTTAATAAGATTACATTTCTGGTATTCGGGTCTATGGGATTACTCTCTGCCCTGTCAGGTATTTTGTTCACTGCACGCCTTCAATCCGCGACGACAACGGCAGGTACTCTGTTTGAGCTAGATGCCATTGCAGCAGCTTACGTTGGAGGAGTCTCAGCAGCAGGTGGAGTAGGTAAAGTAACAGGAGCCATAATAGGAGCGATTGTTATGGCATCATTAACAAACGGAATGAACCTACTAGGTGTCGGAATTGCCCCTCAATACATTATCCGTGGCGGTGTTCTAGCAATAGCTGTAATCTTTGACGTTATGACAAGAAAGCAAAGAGCTTAA
- the pdaA gene encoding delta-lactam-biosynthetic de-N-acetylase gives MKRILSGLLVVLFFIQYSVPAHASNTQLHWGFKKAKNEQPPEEEEYEELLEEYDAFYKGPADKKIVYLTFDNGYENGYTDQILDVLKKENVPATFFVTGHYLETAPELVKRMVKEGHIVGNHSWYHSDFSSISDDKIRKELRMVKEKTAKLTGQKNMIYLRPPRGIFNERTLKVAKEEGYVHVFWSLAFIDWHTNRQRGWKYAYDNIMRQVHPGAVILLHTVSKDNAGALEKAIQGIKKKGYEFKSLDHYMITVEHRSPLSIE, from the coding sequence ATGAAAAGAATATTATCTGGTTTATTAGTCGTCCTTTTCTTTATTCAATATAGCGTTCCAGCTCATGCATCCAACACCCAGCTTCATTGGGGGTTTAAAAAAGCAAAGAATGAACAACCGCCGGAAGAAGAAGAGTATGAAGAGCTTCTTGAGGAATATGATGCCTTTTACAAAGGGCCAGCTGATAAAAAAATAGTTTACTTAACGTTTGATAATGGATATGAAAATGGCTACACAGACCAAATATTAGATGTTTTAAAAAAAGAAAACGTACCAGCCACCTTTTTTGTAACAGGTCACTATTTAGAAACGGCTCCAGAACTTGTGAAACGAATGGTAAAAGAAGGGCATATTGTTGGAAACCACTCTTGGTATCATTCAGATTTTAGTAGTATTTCTGATGATAAAATAAGAAAAGAGTTGAGGATGGTTAAAGAAAAAACGGCTAAATTAACGGGGCAAAAAAATATGATTTATCTGCGCCCTCCAAGAGGTATATTTAATGAACGAACATTAAAGGTGGCGAAAGAAGAGGGGTATGTGCATGTTTTTTGGTCTTTAGCCTTTATCGATTGGCATACGAATCGGCAAAGGGGATGGAAATACGCCTATGACAATATTATGAGACAGGTTCATCCAGGTGCGGTGATTTTACTTCATACCGTGTCGAAAGATAATGCGGGTGCATTAGAGAAAGCGATTCAAGGTATAAAGAAAAAAGGATACGAATTCAAAAGTCTTGATCATTATATGATTACGGTTGAACACAGAAGTCCATTATCAATAGAGTGA
- a CDS encoding fumarate hydratase → MNLEQLQKSMYELIVETSTNLPKDVRRAIKIAKEQESAGTRSAMSLATISNNITMADENVSPICQDTGLPTFKIKVPVGVNQLEIKEVIHQAMVQATKDGKLRPNSVDSLTGSNSGDNLGLGTPVTKFEQWEKEYIDARLILKGGGCENKNIQYSLPCELEGLGRAGRDLDGIRKCIMHSVYQAQGQGCSAGFIGVGIGGDRSSGYDLAKEQLFRSVDDTNPVAELQQLEEYVMGHANELGIGTMGFGGETTLLGCKVGVMNRIPASFFVSVAYNCWAFRRLGVKIDPKRGEIQEWLYQEGELVNLQEKVEKETAATKEESSVVTLEAPITEEKIRQLKVGDVVRINGMMYTGRDAIHKHLSDHEAPIDLNGQIIYHCGPVMLKDEEGKWHVKAAGPTTSIREEPYQGDIMKKFGIRAVIGKGGMGPKTLEALNEHGGVYLNAIGGAAQYYADCIKEVKGVDLMEFGIPEAMWHLQVEGFTAVVTMDSHGNSLHKDIDQSSLEKLANFAERVF, encoded by the coding sequence ATGAATCTTGAGCAGTTACAAAAAAGTATGTATGAATTAATCGTCGAAACTTCAACAAATCTTCCAAAGGATGTGCGCCGCGCAATTAAAATCGCGAAGGAACAAGAAAGTGCTGGCACACGCTCTGCAATGAGTTTAGCGACGATTTCAAATAATATCACGATGGCAGACGAAAATGTATCTCCAATATGTCAAGATACGGGTCTACCAACCTTTAAAATAAAAGTTCCAGTTGGTGTGAATCAACTTGAGATAAAAGAAGTAATCCATCAAGCCATGGTCCAAGCTACGAAGGATGGAAAGCTGCGTCCGAATTCTGTCGATTCGCTAACAGGTAGCAATAGTGGGGACAACCTTGGGCTAGGTACACCTGTTACTAAATTTGAACAATGGGAAAAAGAATATATTGATGCTCGCCTTATATTAAAAGGCGGTGGATGTGAGAATAAAAACATTCAATATAGCCTACCTTGTGAGCTTGAAGGCTTAGGTCGTGCTGGACGTGATTTAGACGGTATTCGAAAGTGCATTATGCATTCTGTGTACCAAGCACAAGGGCAAGGGTGTTCAGCTGGCTTTATTGGAGTAGGAATTGGTGGCGATCGATCCTCTGGTTATGACTTAGCTAAAGAGCAGCTTTTCCGTTCAGTTGATGATACTAACCCAGTGGCCGAATTACAGCAATTAGAAGAGTATGTCATGGGACATGCGAATGAATTAGGAATTGGGACGATGGGTTTTGGTGGAGAAACAACCTTATTAGGTTGTAAAGTTGGTGTGATGAACCGTATTCCGGCGAGCTTCTTTGTATCAGTCGCTTATAATTGCTGGGCATTTAGAAGGCTTGGCGTGAAGATTGATCCTAAACGAGGGGAAATTCAAGAGTGGCTCTATCAGGAAGGGGAATTGGTTAACCTTCAAGAGAAAGTAGAAAAAGAAACGGCGGCTACAAAGGAAGAAAGCTCTGTAGTGACGTTAGAAGCTCCAATAACAGAAGAAAAAATTCGTCAACTAAAAGTGGGAGACGTTGTTCGAATCAATGGAATGATGTACACAGGTCGAGATGCGATCCATAAGCATTTGTCAGATCATGAGGCACCTATTGATTTAAATGGACAAATCATCTATCATTGCGGACCAGTAATGCTGAAGGATGAAGAAGGAAAATGGCATGTAAAAGCGGCTGGACCAACGACGTCTATTCGTGAAGAACCTTATCAAGGCGATATTATGAAAAAGTTCGGTATTCGTGCAGTGATTGGAAAAGGTGGCATGGGTCCGAAAACGCTAGAAGCTTTAAATGAACACGGTGGAGTTTACCTGAATGCTATCGGAGGAGCGGCTCAGTATTATGCTGACTGTATTAAAGAGGTAAAAGGTGTCGACTTAATGGAATTTGGTATTCCAGAAGCAATGTGGCATTTACAAGTTGAAGGCTTTACAGCTGTTGTCACAATGGATTCTCATGGAAATAGTTTACACAAAGACATTGATCAATCGTCACTAGAAAAATTAGCTAACTTTGCAGAACGTGTTTTTTAG
- a CDS encoding SE1561 family protein: MGNKTPNQDSQLDYLKTRLNIFVEVLDTIDPESAELDDIDRLIEIIDEMEDKCNQLKQDNE; encoded by the coding sequence TTGGGTAATAAAACACCTAATCAAGACTCACAGCTAGATTATTTAAAAACACGATTAAATATATTTGTAGAAGTACTAGATACTATTGATCCTGAAAGCGCTGAGCTTGATGATATAGATCGATTGATTGAAATAATCGATGAAATGGAAGATAAGTGTAACCAATTAAAGCAGGATAATGAATAG
- a CDS encoding serine hydrolase domain-containing protein: MENINKKVEQFEMYMDSIQKEKNFIGTTVAITYGNELIYAKGFGNARVETKQKLTPNTIMSIQSITKSFAAASIMYLVERGLLKLDSPLVDYLPYFQTSNKTESDNITVRQLLSHTAGLPGDLAMANLISPNRKEVLGFTEWQEEVGITDEEIEQINSLEDITRHFKHVDLAYVPGDRWMYCTDAYAIVGDLFEKVSGETWSEHIQQNLFNNLEMTRSTLDPEIAKGDLDSSRYYIENEQTAFPTNPIAAPIGFIYSSAIDMAKYLAASMGEKEGSFLSIDSLKEMQKPFPNVEVTLPFNDVTDNGYGLGWGSCQYKGLTLIEHGGGYTGVRTWVSMVPNEKVGIVVLSNYQESNAREIAMRGIDIFLDLL, translated from the coding sequence ATGGAGAATATAAATAAAAAGGTTGAACAATTTGAAATGTATATGGATTCTATCCAAAAGGAAAAAAATTTCATTGGAACAACGGTGGCTATTACATATGGGAATGAGCTTATCTATGCTAAGGGCTTTGGAAATGCTAGGGTAGAGACGAAACAAAAACTTACGCCAAATACAATTATGAGCATTCAAAGCATCACAAAAAGTTTTGCAGCAGCATCAATTATGTATCTAGTGGAGAGAGGTCTATTAAAATTAGATAGCCCACTTGTAGATTATTTACCTTATTTTCAAACGTCTAATAAAACAGAAAGTGATAATATCACAGTACGACAGCTTCTCTCTCATACCGCTGGTCTTCCTGGAGATCTTGCTATGGCGAATCTTATCTCTCCAAATAGGAAAGAAGTATTAGGTTTTACGGAATGGCAAGAAGAAGTAGGAATTACGGATGAAGAAATAGAACAAATAAACTCTCTCGAAGATATCACTAGACATTTTAAACACGTCGACCTAGCCTACGTGCCTGGTGACCGATGGATGTACTGTACAGATGCATATGCCATTGTTGGTGATTTATTTGAAAAAGTGAGTGGAGAAACTTGGAGTGAACATATACAACAAAATTTATTTAACAATTTAGAAATGACTAGGTCCACACTAGATCCAGAAATAGCTAAAGGAGACTTGGATAGTAGTCGCTATTACATAGAGAACGAACAAACAGCGTTCCCAACAAATCCTATTGCTGCCCCTATAGGGTTTATCTACTCTTCAGCCATTGATATGGCAAAATATTTAGCTGCAAGTATGGGAGAGAAAGAAGGTTCTTTTTTAAGCATCGATAGTTTAAAAGAAATGCAAAAACCTTTTCCGAATGTTGAAGTAACACTTCCATTTAACGACGTTACTGATAATGGATATGGACTAGGATGGGGTTCATGTCAATATAAAGGGCTTACTTTAATTGAACATGGAGGAGGCTATACAGGAGTTAGGACTTGGGTTTCGATGGTTCCTAATGAAAAAGTGGGAATCGTGGTATTATCCAATTATCAAGAATCTAACGCAAGAGAAATCGCGATGAGAGGGATCGATATATTTTTAGATTTATTATAA
- a CDS encoding sugar-binding protein has protein sequence MKKKLKFIPVLLIVMLLVLSGCGSNTSGGGGDVSIGIVLPTKDEPRWVQDQQRFKDALKDSDYTTEILFSQGSSAKEKENVETLLNKGIDVLIIAPQDGAAAGAAVDAAKDEGVTVISYDRLITDTDAVDYYVTFDSIAVGAAQGQYLIDNAEGTNIPLYLYAGASSDNNAFLFFEGAWNVLQPKIADGTFVIANSSEAEALKDKAELTRDEMGKILGQVTTNWDANEAKNKAQTHLTAAKGDMKGNVAILAPNDGTARSIADVFAADPEVSGYTITGQDAEIASIKYIVDGKQSMTVFKDVRTLVKDAMGMAVDVLDEKTPETTGTYDNGAIKVDAKQTDVIVVDEDNVQSELIDSGYYEEDDISGQ, from the coding sequence ATGAAAAAGAAATTGAAATTTATTCCTGTTTTACTTATCGTAATGTTACTTGTTCTTAGTGGTTGTGGCAGTAATACGTCTGGTGGAGGAGGAGATGTTAGTATAGGTATCGTTCTCCCTACAAAAGATGAGCCAAGATGGGTACAAGATCAGCAACGCTTTAAAGATGCGTTAAAAGATTCCGATTATACAACTGAAATTCTATTCAGTCAAGGTTCTTCTGCTAAGGAAAAAGAAAATGTTGAAACGTTACTTAACAAAGGAATTGATGTCTTAATTATTGCTCCCCAAGATGGTGCAGCAGCGGGGGCAGCAGTTGACGCGGCAAAAGATGAAGGAGTAACGGTTATTTCTTACGATCGTCTAATTACTGATACAGATGCAGTCGACTATTATGTAACGTTCGATAGCATTGCTGTAGGTGCAGCTCAAGGGCAATATTTGATTGACAATGCAGAAGGTACGAATATCCCGCTTTATCTGTATGCAGGAGCATCTTCAGATAATAATGCCTTCTTATTCTTTGAAGGAGCATGGAATGTTCTTCAACCTAAAATTGCAGATGGAACATTTGTCATTGCCAATTCTAGTGAAGCAGAGGCTTTAAAAGATAAAGCAGAGTTAACGCGTGATGAAATGGGTAAAATTCTTGGTCAGGTAACAACAAACTGGGATGCAAATGAAGCGAAAAACAAAGCTCAAACACATTTAACAGCTGCAAAGGGAGATATGAAGGGAAATGTAGCAATACTTGCTCCTAACGATGGAACTGCTCGTTCAATCGCTGATGTATTCGCAGCTGACCCTGAGGTTTCAGGCTACACGATTACTGGTCAAGACGCAGAAATAGCTTCTATTAAATATATCGTTGATGGAAAACAATCGATGACAGTTTTTAAAGATGTTCGTACGCTTGTGAAAGATGCGATGGGAATGGCAGTAGATGTTCTTGATGAAAAAACACCTGAAACAACGGGTACGTATGACAACGGAGCCATTAAAGTCGATGCAAAACAAACGGATGTCATTGTTGTAGACGAAGATAATGTACAGAGTGAACTGATCGATTCTGGTTATTACGAAGAGGACGATATCTCTGGTCAATAA
- the rlmD gene encoding 23S rRNA (uracil(1939)-C(5))-methyltransferase RlmD, whose protein sequence is MKQQTKSNIAIKKGQEFPLTIKRLGINGEGVGYFKKQVVFVPGALPGEEVVVKAMDIKNKFAQGKIVKLRKKSPHRTTPPCPVYFQCGGCQLQHLAYEQQLVEKRDIVVQALERHTKFHLNTLDIRPTMGMEHPWHYRNKSQFQVGVKQGKVIAGLYSLNSHKLIDIPECIVQHPHANKVVNVVKQVLADFNVPIYQEKGRKGIVKTIVTRVGIQSGEIQVVLVTAKKELPRKDVIASEIQKRMPQVVSVMQNIHPKSSSLIFGKETIRLTGKEVIEEQLADFTYELSARAFFQLNPEQTVKLYNETKKATALTGKEKLVDAYCGVGTIGLWLADGAAEIRGMDVVREGIEDAKKNAKKFGVENAIYKVGTAEEWLPCWKKEGWRPDVVVVDPPRTGCDDKFLSTVLTVKPKTMVYVSCNPSTLARDLKVLSSKYTIEYIQPVDMFPQTAHVESVTRLVLKGNKQ, encoded by the coding sequence GTGAAACAACAAACAAAGAGTAATATTGCCATTAAAAAAGGACAGGAATTTCCCTTAACGATAAAACGTTTAGGGATAAATGGAGAAGGAGTAGGCTATTTTAAAAAGCAAGTCGTTTTTGTTCCTGGGGCTCTTCCTGGAGAGGAAGTGGTCGTAAAGGCGATGGATATTAAAAATAAATTTGCACAAGGAAAAATAGTAAAACTACGAAAGAAATCACCTCACCGTACGACACCTCCTTGTCCAGTGTATTTTCAATGTGGTGGGTGTCAGCTACAACATTTAGCCTATGAGCAGCAGCTAGTTGAAAAACGTGATATCGTGGTACAAGCGTTAGAGCGTCATACGAAATTTCATCTAAATACATTGGATATCCGTCCAACAATGGGGATGGAGCATCCATGGCATTATCGAAATAAAAGTCAATTTCAAGTGGGAGTGAAGCAGGGAAAAGTTATTGCAGGACTTTATAGTTTAAATTCCCATAAGTTAATAGATATCCCAGAATGCATCGTTCAACATCCTCATGCGAATAAAGTCGTGAATGTTGTGAAACAAGTTTTAGCTGATTTCAACGTCCCAATCTACCAAGAAAAAGGGAGAAAAGGGATTGTCAAAACAATTGTCACACGAGTTGGCATTCAATCGGGTGAAATTCAAGTGGTTCTCGTAACCGCCAAAAAAGAACTCCCGAGGAAAGATGTAATCGCATCGGAAATTCAAAAAAGAATGCCGCAAGTTGTATCAGTTATGCAAAACATCCATCCGAAATCCTCTTCTCTGATATTTGGAAAGGAAACAATTCGTTTAACTGGTAAGGAAGTGATTGAAGAACAGCTTGCTGATTTTACATATGAATTATCTGCTCGTGCTTTCTTTCAGCTAAACCCAGAGCAAACGGTCAAATTATACAATGAAACAAAGAAGGCTACGGCTCTCACTGGAAAAGAGAAGCTCGTTGACGCGTATTGTGGAGTTGGTACGATAGGATTATGGCTTGCCGATGGTGCAGCAGAGATTCGTGGAATGGATGTCGTACGAGAGGGAATTGAGGATGCAAAGAAAAATGCGAAAAAATTCGGTGTAGAAAACGCTATTTACAAAGTGGGGACGGCTGAAGAGTGGTTACCATGCTGGAAAAAGGAAGGGTGGAGACCAGATGTAGTTGTGGTAGACCCACCTCGAACAGGGTGTGACGATAAGTTTCTCTCAACCGTTCTTACAGTAAAGCCGAAAACAATGGTCTATGTTTCCTGTAACCCTTCTACTTTAGCTCGTGACCTAAAAGTATTAAGTTCAAAATATACGATAGAATACATTCAACCTGTTGATATGTTTCCTCAAACGGCACATGTGGAGTCTGTGACGAGATTAGTATTAAAGGGAAATAAACAGTGA
- the yfkAB gene encoding radical SAM/CxCxxxxC motif protein YfkAB, with protein MTTILKPAITPQTDPWEAYLDVQEFGKLTLSNVEFTTTTLCNMRCEHCAVGYTLTPKDPEALPLSLLTKRLDDIPHLRSISITGGEPMLSKKSVQNYVLPLLKYAHERGIRTQMNSNLTLELDRYLQIAPYLDVLHISHNWGTIDDFVDGGFAMMERKPTREQRTKLFDRMIANSRALVKEGVTVSAETMLNKRTLPHIEHIHKQITEEMLCQRHEIHPMYPSDFASSLETLSLQKTRDAIHHLLDFRNEDIWMLFGTLPFYACSSNEADQTLLKRLYQSKNVTVRNDPDGRSRLNVNIFTGDIIVTDFGDTPPLGNIKQDSFPDVYNKWMETKLAKELNCHCPSVKCLGPNVLVKNMYYPNEDFTKKRTMI; from the coding sequence ATGACCACTATACTTAAACCAGCCATAACCCCACAAACAGATCCATGGGAGGCTTATTTAGATGTTCAAGAGTTTGGAAAGCTTACACTCTCTAATGTTGAATTTACGACAACGACCCTTTGTAATATGCGCTGTGAGCATTGTGCTGTAGGATATACACTGACTCCTAAAGACCCGGAAGCACTGCCACTCTCTTTACTTACAAAACGTTTAGATGATATTCCACACTTACGTTCGATAAGTATTACAGGTGGAGAGCCAATGCTCTCAAAAAAATCTGTACAAAATTATGTACTTCCTCTATTGAAGTATGCCCATGAACGTGGGATTCGAACACAAATGAACTCCAACTTAACCCTTGAGTTAGACCGGTATTTACAAATCGCTCCCTACTTAGATGTATTACATATTTCACATAATTGGGGCACGATTGATGACTTTGTTGATGGTGGATTCGCAATGATGGAACGAAAGCCAACACGAGAACAGCGTACAAAACTATTTGACCGTATGATTGCCAACAGTCGTGCACTCGTCAAAGAAGGTGTAACCGTGTCTGCTGAAACGATGTTAAACAAGCGAACTCTTCCTCATATTGAGCATATTCATAAACAAATTACGGAAGAAATGCTATGTCAACGTCATGAAATCCACCCAATGTACCCAAGTGATTTTGCTTCTTCTTTAGAAACATTGTCACTCCAGAAAACAAGAGATGCCATTCACCATTTGTTAGATTTTCGAAATGAAGATATATGGATGCTTTTCGGAACGCTTCCATTTTATGCATGTAGCTCAAATGAGGCAGATCAAACATTATTGAAACGCCTATATCAAAGTAAAAACGTAACCGTCCGTAATGACCCAGACGGAAGATCTCGACTGAATGTCAACATCTTTACAGGAGATATTATTGTAACCGACTTTGGTGACACGCCACCTCTCGGAAACATTAAGCAAGATTCCTTCCCTGACGTATACAATAAATGGATGGAAACAAAGCTAGCGAAAGAATTAAACTGCCATTGCCCAAGCGTAAAATGTCTAGGTCCGAACGTCCTCGTAAAAAACATGTACTATCCAAACGAAGACTTCACCAAAAAAAGAACGATGATATAA